Proteins from a single region of Mustela erminea isolate mMusErm1 chromosome X, mMusErm1.Pri, whole genome shotgun sequence:
- the TCEAL8 gene encoding transcription elongation factor A protein-like 8 — MQKSCEENEGKPQNMPKTEADRPSEDVPQEADGNPQPSQEGVSQEAEGNLRGGLTQPGQGFKEDTPVRHLDPEEMIRGVDELERLREEIRRVRNKFVMMHWKQRHSRSRPYPVCFRP; from the coding sequence ATGCAAAAGTCttgtgaagaaaatgaaggaaaaccacAGAACATGCCAAAGACGGAGGCAGACCGCCCTTCGGAAGATGTACCACAGGAGGCAGATGGAAATCCTCAACCTTCCCAAGAAGGTGTAAgccaggaagcagaaggaaatcttaGAGGAGGGCTGACCCAGCCTGGCCAGGGGTTTAAAGAGGACACTCCTGTGAGGCATTTGGACCCTGAAGAAATGATAAGAGGAGTAGATGAGTTGGAAAGGCTTAGGGAAGAGATTAGAAGAGTAAGAAACAAGTTTGTGATGATGCATTGGAAGCAAAGACATTCACGCAGCCGTCCTTACCCTGTGTGCTTTAGgccttga
- the TCEAL5 gene encoding transcription elongation factor A protein-like 5, with amino-acid sequence MEKIYEENKGQPENEGTLENEGKPEDEVDTENEGKSDEEEKLEVEEKPGHEGKLQNEGQPDDEGQPEDEGKEENQGKSKDEGKPHGEGKPESLAKSEGEPRAAEKRPAEDYVPRKAKRKTDRGTDDSPKDYQEDLQERHLGSEEMMRECGDMSRAQEELRKKQKMGGFHWMQRDVQDPFAPRGQRGVRGVRGGGRGQKDLEDVPYL; translated from the coding sequence ATGGAAAAGATCTACGAAGAAAACAAAGGACAGCCAGAAAACGAAGGAACTCTAGAAAATGAGGGAAAGCCAGAAGATGAAGTTGatacagaaaatgaaggaaaatcagatgaagaagaaaagctGGAAGTGGAGGAGAAGCCAGGGCATGAGGGAAAGCTCCAGAATGAGGGGCAGCCAGATGATGAAGGGCAACCAGAAgatgagggaaaggaagaaaatcagggCAAGTCCAAAGATGAGGGAAAACCACACGGTGAGGGCAAGCCAGAATCCCTGGCAAAGTCTGAGGGTGAGCCTCGGGCTGCAGAAAAGCGCCCAGCTGAAGATTATGTGCccaggaaagcaaaaagaaaaacggACAGGGGGACAGATGATTCCCCCAAGGACTATCAGGAGGACTTACAGGAAAGGCACTTGGGCAGTGAGGAGATGATGAGAGAATGTGGAGATATGTCAAGGGCTCAGGAAGagctaagaaaaaaacagaaaatgggtGGTTTTCACTGGATGCAAAGAGATGTTCAGGATCCGTTTGCCCCAAGGGGGCAGCGGGGTGTCAGGGGAGTGAGGGGCGGAGGTAGGGGCCAGAAGGACTTAGAAGATGTTCCATATCTTTAA